The genomic DNA TCGTCACGGGCAACGGATGGAAGCCGTCGCGCAGTTGGCGCCAGCGCCCCGGTCGTCTCGAGAGGCGGAGACGCTCGAGGTGGAGGAGCTCGACCTGCTCGTGCGGGAGGTGACGTACGACTATCTGGCAACCCGTTTTCTCCAGCCCGACCAGAGAGGCGTCGTCATCGTCGAACCTCCGGTCAGTGTGAGCGGGAACACGAACCGCGTCGCGCCAGGAGACCTCGTGGTTCGTCTCGGTGAGCACGAGGTGTCGGATCTCCGTCGATTTCGGGAAGTTCTCGATACGATGCGGAACGAGAAGCCCGATGAGGTGGTGCTCTTCGTGGAACGGGGTCGAGAGAGCTTCTTTTTCGCAGTGAAGCCCGACTGGAAATAGCCGTCAGCTGCGGTGCAGCACGAGACGCGATCCTGGTAACTCATGGCCTCCATCCTATGGAAGGCCGTGGCGGTCGACTAAGGCGAGATTCTTGACGAAAACCTCTTGATTGATCCATCCTGACTTCGGCGGTGATTCGCGCCGAACCTCTTCGGCCCTCCCCCAGCGAGGGTCCCTTCGCGAGAAGCGAGAGGCAAAGGGGGGCATACTCCCGAATCGGCATCGATTGAGCTCTGTTCGGATGGCCGCACAGGCTTCACTGCTGGGGAGGTTGCCGAGCGGCTCGAACGAAGGAGTTTACGATGCCGAAGAACAAAGATCTCAAGCGCCTCACACGCTCTCGAATGCAGAAAACGGGTGAGGCCTATACGACCGCTCGCGCGCAGCTCATTCAAAAGAAAACGCGCTCCAACACACTCCCGGACTTCGCGAAGCTTGCTGGCATGAGCGACGACGCCGTCCGCGACAAAACCGGCCGCTCATGGGCCGAGTGGGTGCGCCTTCTCGATGCAAAGAGCGCCGCCTCCATGCCTCATCGCGATATCGCCCGTTTGCTGCACGAGGCGTTCGGCACACCCGGGTGGTGGGCGCAAATGGTGACTGTCGGGTATGAACGCATCCGCGGCTTGCGTGAGATCGGTCAGAGGCGTGGTGGCACGTACGACGCCAACAAGAGCAAGACGTTCTCGGCTCCCATCGCCGCGGTCTACCGAGCGTTCAGCGTCACCCGTACTCGCAAAAGCTGGCTGTCCGGAATCGATATCAGGGTGCGCACCTCCATGCCCCGGAAGTCGATGCGCATCATGTGGGAGGATGGCACCCGGGTCTCCGTATATTTTGTCGCCAAGGGACCCAAAAAGACTCAGGTCGCAATCCAGCACGAGGGCTTGTCGACGAAGTCCGCCGCCACGCGAAGGAAGGAGTACTGGACCGAACGGCTCGAGGCTCTCGCCCTGCTCCTCGAAGCCGGTCGGTCTTGAAGCCTGTCCGAGTCGAGTTTGCCCATTCGTGCTCTGAGAGAAGGTGCGCTCGGTCGCGGAGCATCCTCGACTCCGACTGTTCCCGTCGCGTCAACCCGGCGTGAGCGTCGTGAGGTCGGCGATGCGCACCGGCTCGCCCGACTTCACGCTCTTGCGTGCCGCGATTCCGACGAGCGCCGATAGGGCACCTTGGCGAAGCCCCGCGCGCTGGCCGTAAGGATCGGGACCGTCGGGATCGCGGAAGATATGATCCTGCATTCGAGGATCGCCGCCCGCGTGACCGCCGGCGGGGTGCGGGATGCGGTGGAGCTCCGTCTCGCCGAAGTTGTCGGTGACGCGGAGCTCGTCGTAGTCCTCGCTCGCCCACGGCTGGCGCTCATGAATCCAGGCTTCGAGGCGGCCATCGGTGCCATTGAAAGCGATACGGTAGCCCTCGTAGGGCGAGTAGGTCGTACACGAGTAGCTTACTTGCACGCCGTTGACGTAGCGGATCGAGGCCGCCATCTTGTCGTAGATGTCGATCTCCTCCGACCACACGCACCCGTCCCGGATGTAGCCGTCGTGGTGCTCGTTGTCGACGTAGAGGCCGACGAGGTGCGGATCTTCGAGGATGTTCCAGTAGTAGTTGCAACGATCCCGGTGCGGACAGCCGCGGCACTGCTTCGACCGGAACTCGTGGTTGCTCCCGTAGTGCTCGAGCGCCCCCTGCGCGTATACGAGCTCGGGCTCGGAGCCGATCCACCAGTTCAAGAGATCGAAATGATGA from Vicinamibacteria bacterium includes the following:
- a CDS encoding Gfo/Idh/MocA family oxidoreductase, which produces MISRREFLVTSGVAILGRQAPVRKTRVALVGTGVRGSGLWGRTLKTDYDDVVEIVGLCDINPGRLEYAKGYIGVDCPTFTSFEGMLEATTPDRVIVTTVDATHDRLIVGAMEAGVDVISEKPLTTDETKCQAIIDAQAKTGRNLVVTHNYRYAPHRERMKAMLMEGRIGRLTSVDFHWYLDVYHGAAYFRRWHGKERFSGTLFVHKACHHFDLLNWWIGSEPELVYAQGALEHYGSNHEFRSKQCRGCPHRDRCNYYWNILEDPHLVGLYVDNEHHDGYIRDGCVWSEEIDIYDKMAASIRYVNGVQVSYSCTTYSPYEGYRIAFNGTDGRLEAWIHERQPWASEDYDELRVTDNFGETELHRIPHPAGGHAGGDPRMQDHIFRDPDGPDPYGQRAGLRQGALSALVGIAARKSVKSGEPVRIADLTTLTPG